The proteins below come from a single Lepeophtheirus salmonis chromosome 4, UVic_Lsal_1.4, whole genome shotgun sequence genomic window:
- the LOC121116376 gene encoding uncharacterized protein — protein MVVLFGRKRVILSRGFIILVLLLVGYWCSQRSILPRQGIHERRILAETTTLKFDPQNETPEFDESEIVDPSFSVTAPTGEELTKKPIVNNKGKSSLPVVYTKKLKDYIFERESHFLVPETTSSEVHFYLFGKNIESLNLHHSLFNNDRGTFITPTFDCKANLSEANVSLIYEKNSIFKDIFNDKSTFKSEYIPQICSLFKIKMIELDKLSKMEEGSQLVFNFRDPREKLKNVKEAKSLCRQIQFDLKFIESLPMERVIRLRFEDLFAKPQNEIQRLLRKLGLGINPKDEDWKKDIALPEGWDLAGNSLTKINKWRSRLSLDDINIIENECREVISKMEYHIVS, from the exons atgGTTGTATTATTTGGAAGAAAGAG AGTTATTCTGAGTAGGGGTTTCATCATCCTAGTACTGCTGTTAGTTGGCTACTGGTGCAGTCAAAGATCTATTCTTCCTCGTCAAGGTATTCACGAGAGGAGAATCCTTGCTGAAACCACGACTCTCAAATTTGATCCACAGAATGAAACACCAGAGTTTGATGAGAGTGAAATTGTGGATCCAAGTTTCTCAGTGACTGCCCCTACGGGCGAGGAGCTCACAAAAAAGCCCATAGTCAACAATAAGGGCAAAAGTTCTTTACCTGTAGTATACACCAAGAAATTAAAAGACTACATATTCGAAAGAGAGTCACATTTCTTAGTACCTGAAACAACTTCGTCCGAGGTCCACTTCTATTTATTCGGAAAAAACATTGAGTCCTTGAATTTGCATCATAGTTTATTCAATAATGATCGAGGAACTTTCATCACTCCAACTTTTGATTGCAAAGCAAATCTCTCTGAGGCCAACGTGTCCTTGATCTacgaaaaaaattccatttttaaagacatttttaacgataaaagtacttttaaatCTGAGTACATACCGCAAATCTGttcattattcaaaatcaaaatgattGAGTTGGATAAACTCTCGAAAATGGAAGAAGGTTCACAGCTTGTTTTTAACTTCCGGGATCCAAGGGAAAAGCTCAAGAATGTAAAGGAGGCTAAATCACTCTGTAGACAAATccaatttgatttgaaattcaTTGAATCCCTCCCAATGGAGCGAGTCATTCGACTCAGATTCGAAGATCTTTTTGCTAAACCTCAAAATGAGATACAAAGGCTATTGAGGAAACTCGGACTTGGTATCAATCCCAAGGACGAAGATTGGAAGAAGGATATTGCTCTTCCAGAGGGATGGGATCTAGCGGGAAATTCTCTgactaaaatcaataaatggaGATCGAGACTAAGCCTGGATGATATCAATATAATAGAGAATGAATGTCGTGAAGTCATAAGTAAAATGGAGTATCATATCGTTTCATGA
- the LOC121116375 gene encoding uncharacterized protein isoform X1, translated as MPCLFEASFKTGRIHPQSTMKRLNVNILISFLNGYSHWSLSKKFGSYVLKFNAGIGLKHRITKFNPRKWNDKKCIKKKIAPASIDKGGANVSPSKKKKGNEKKKIEKHVQNGSRLYHHQQTKKHPKVRQRINSGEGSSEADSLSWDDYDVAAHKRRQGIHTLENVESLISTYSSPSLSSSSASSKESTPEMHQEGKLLLQEMKELRKEIKKMGDTSVLENNTHSKVIQLLPTDYSIEELQEMMNKMEEEDRCWDSGYNDKEFSSDKEEDMRFKEISSEREYSESIVPEDFDEKLQESDDEEVPFDLEEVHSSHEEEDEVSISESLGSSIVVELSTSSKNMAQYIGATTGARTQISKNQKKKQKRQRAKLRHKNVTRYTAPIAPSGSRNKRSAWSPYHTTRWANYCANTPTPDKEIVAGMDSILGRETINKNLTPTPIMKGRTVIYKNLFAWEVSFCDTKERYKELLQKKFVQDQLKLQSILDNSFHSENTMAIGRSITVS; from the exons ATGCCTTGTTTATTTGAGGCCTCTTTTAAGACAG GACGAATTCATCCCCAGTCGACTATGAAAAGGCTGAACGTGAATATCCTTATATCATTCCTCAATGGATATTCGCATTGGAGTTTATCTAAGAAATTTGGGTCCTATGTCCTCAAGTTTAATGCTGGTATTGGCTTAAAACATCGGATTACAAAGTTTAATCCACGAAAATGGAACGAcaagaaatgtattaaaaaaaagatagctcCGGCATCCATTGATAAAGGCGGAGCCAATGTGTctccatcaaaaaaaaagaagggcaatgaaaagaaaaagattgaaaaacatGTGCAAAACGGGAGTCGACTCTATCATCATCAACAAACCAAAAAGCACCCCAAAGTTCGCCAACGTATCAACTCTGGAGAAGGGAGCTCCGAAGCGGATTCCTTATCATGGGATGACTACGATGTTGCTGCTCACAAAAGGAGACAGGGAATACATACCCTTGAGAACGTTGAGTCTCTCATCTCAACTTATTCCTCTCCTTCCCTAAGCTCTTCTTCCGCCTCATCCAAGGAGTCCACTCCAGAGATGCACCAGGAAGGAAAACTTTTACTTCAGGAAATGAAGGAACTCAGAAAGGAGATTAAGAAAATGGGAGATACTTCTGTCCTTGAGAACAACACTCACTCCAAGGTGATACAACTACTTCCAACGGACTATTCAATTGAGGAACTCCAAGAAATGATGAACAAAATGGAGGAAGAGGATCGTTGTTGGGATTCTGGATATAATGATAAGGAATTTTCATCTGATAAGGAAGAAGATATGCGATTCAAAGAGATTTCATCCGAGAGAGAGTACTCTGAGAGCATTGTTCCGGAGGACTTTGATGAAAAGCTTCAAGAAAGTGATGATGAAGAAGTCCCTTTTGATCTCGAAGAAGTTCATTCCTCACACGAAGAAGAGGATGAAGTATCTATATCAGAATCTTTAGGCTCATCCATTGTTGTGGAGCTGAGTACTTCCTCAAAAAACATGGCTCAATACATTGGGGCTACTACAGGAGCACGTactcaaatttccaaaaatcaaaagaaaaaacaaaaaaggcaaaGAGCAAAGTTACGCCATAAAAACGTGACGCGATACACAGCTCCCATCGCTCCTTCAGGAAGCCGGAACAAACGCTCAGCTTGGTCTCCCTATCACACAACAAGGTGGGCCAATTACTGTGCAAATACTCCAACCCCAGACAAAGAAATTGTTGCAGGCATGGACTCCATTCTGGGTAGGGAaaccataaataaaaacttgactCCCACTCCTATCATGAAGGGACGGACCGTCATCTACAAGAACCTCTTCGCATGGGAAGTTTCATTTTGTGATACAAAGGAGCGTTACAAGGAATTACTTCAAAAGAAATTTGTTCAGGATCAGTTAAAGCTTCAATCCATCCTGGACAATAGCTTTCATTCAGAGAACACAATGGCCATTGGAAGAAGCATTACGGTTTCTTAA
- the LOC121116375 gene encoding uncharacterized protein isoform X2 has translation MKRLNVNILISFLNGYSHWSLSKKFGSYVLKFNAGIGLKHRITKFNPRKWNDKKCIKKKIAPASIDKGGANVSPSKKKKGNEKKKIEKHVQNGSRLYHHQQTKKHPKVRQRINSGEGSSEADSLSWDDYDVAAHKRRQGIHTLENVESLISTYSSPSLSSSSASSKESTPEMHQEGKLLLQEMKELRKEIKKMGDTSVLENNTHSKVIQLLPTDYSIEELQEMMNKMEEEDRCWDSGYNDKEFSSDKEEDMRFKEISSEREYSESIVPEDFDEKLQESDDEEVPFDLEEVHSSHEEEDEVSISESLGSSIVVELSTSSKNMAQYIGATTGARTQISKNQKKKQKRQRAKLRHKNVTRYTAPIAPSGSRNKRSAWSPYHTTRWANYCANTPTPDKEIVAGMDSILGRETINKNLTPTPIMKGRTVIYKNLFAWEVSFCDTKERYKELLQKKFVQDQLKLQSILDNSFHSENTMAIGRSITVS, from the coding sequence ATGAAAAGGCTGAACGTGAATATCCTTATATCATTCCTCAATGGATATTCGCATTGGAGTTTATCTAAGAAATTTGGGTCCTATGTCCTCAAGTTTAATGCTGGTATTGGCTTAAAACATCGGATTACAAAGTTTAATCCACGAAAATGGAACGAcaagaaatgtattaaaaaaaagatagctcCGGCATCCATTGATAAAGGCGGAGCCAATGTGTctccatcaaaaaaaaagaagggcaatgaaaagaaaaagattgaaaaacatGTGCAAAACGGGAGTCGACTCTATCATCATCAACAAACCAAAAAGCACCCCAAAGTTCGCCAACGTATCAACTCTGGAGAAGGGAGCTCCGAAGCGGATTCCTTATCATGGGATGACTACGATGTTGCTGCTCACAAAAGGAGACAGGGAATACATACCCTTGAGAACGTTGAGTCTCTCATCTCAACTTATTCCTCTCCTTCCCTAAGCTCTTCTTCCGCCTCATCCAAGGAGTCCACTCCAGAGATGCACCAGGAAGGAAAACTTTTACTTCAGGAAATGAAGGAACTCAGAAAGGAGATTAAGAAAATGGGAGATACTTCTGTCCTTGAGAACAACACTCACTCCAAGGTGATACAACTACTTCCAACGGACTATTCAATTGAGGAACTCCAAGAAATGATGAACAAAATGGAGGAAGAGGATCGTTGTTGGGATTCTGGATATAATGATAAGGAATTTTCATCTGATAAGGAAGAAGATATGCGATTCAAAGAGATTTCATCCGAGAGAGAGTACTCTGAGAGCATTGTTCCGGAGGACTTTGATGAAAAGCTTCAAGAAAGTGATGATGAAGAAGTCCCTTTTGATCTCGAAGAAGTTCATTCCTCACACGAAGAAGAGGATGAAGTATCTATATCAGAATCTTTAGGCTCATCCATTGTTGTGGAGCTGAGTACTTCCTCAAAAAACATGGCTCAATACATTGGGGCTACTACAGGAGCACGTactcaaatttccaaaaatcaaaagaaaaaacaaaaaaggcaaaGAGCAAAGTTACGCCATAAAAACGTGACGCGATACACAGCTCCCATCGCTCCTTCAGGAAGCCGGAACAAACGCTCAGCTTGGTCTCCCTATCACACAACAAGGTGGGCCAATTACTGTGCAAATACTCCAACCCCAGACAAAGAAATTGTTGCAGGCATGGACTCCATTCTGGGTAGGGAaaccataaataaaaacttgactCCCACTCCTATCATGAAGGGACGGACCGTCATCTACAAGAACCTCTTCGCATGGGAAGTTTCATTTTGTGATACAAAGGAGCGTTACAAGGAATTACTTCAAAAGAAATTTGTTCAGGATCAGTTAAAGCTTCAATCCATCCTGGACAATAGCTTTCATTCAGAGAACACAATGGCCATTGGAAGAAGCATTACGGTTTCTTAA